The Argentina anserina chromosome 3, drPotAnse1.1, whole genome shotgun sequence genome includes a region encoding these proteins:
- the LOC126788901 gene encoding uncharacterized protein At5g39865 yields MWRPWSKSTVQIHHTSSPTSPFSFSSFKDIQNLCADDEPSQPAASAKKASVIFHRVRVANSLLRAWNSTRPKDDPTPQNDPSSKSISLPGAEKRIVVYFTSLRVVRRTFEDCNAVRSILRGFRVTLDERDLAMDQRFITELQQILGQRKLTLPRVFIGGRYIGGAEEVKQLHEAGELKKFVEGLPVQEPGACGACGGYRFLLCDECNGSHKLYSEKGGFRSCASCNENGLIRCPSCSCAPILAN; encoded by the coding sequence ATGTGGCGGCCGTGGAGTAAATCAACGGTTCAGATTCACCACACGTCGTCGCCGACCTCGCCGTTCTCTTTCTCCTCCTTCAAAGACATCCAGAACCTCTGCGCCGACGACGAGCCGTCGCAGCCCGCCGCCTCCGCCAAGAAAGCCTCGGTGATCTTCCACCGCGTCCGGGTCGCCAACTCGCTCCTCCGCGCCTGGAACTCAACTCGCCCCAAAGATGACCCCACGCCGCAAAACGACCCGTCGTCCAAGTCCATTTCCCTCCCGGGCGCCGAGAAGCGCATTGTCGTGTACTTCACCAGCCTACGTGTCGTGCGGCGGACGTTCGAGGACTGCAACGCCGTCCGATCAATACTCCGGGGTTTCCGCGTGACGCTGGACGAGCGGGATCTGGCGATGGACCAGCGCTTCATTACCGAGCTGCAGCAGATCCTGGGTCAAAGGAAGTTGACCCTGCCGAGGGTTTTCATTGGCGGGAGGTACATTGGTGGGGCCGAGGAGGTGAAACAGCTGCACGAGGCTGGCGAGCTCAAGAAGTTTGTGGAAGGCCTGCCCGTACAGGAACCGGGCGCGTGCGGCGCGTGTGGTGGGTACAGGTTTTTACTGTGCGACGAGTGTAACGGGAGTCATAAGTTGTATTCCGAGAAAGGTGGCTTCAGGAGTTGTGCCTCTTGCAATGAGAATGGTCTCATCAGGTGCCCTTCTTGTTCTTGCGCACCAATCTTAGCTAATTAG